GATTTAAGCAATATAAAAGAATTTATTAATATTGCAAACTCAAGATTAGATGCAATAACCTCAATAACCAATAATTCACATGCAATTGCAGCAGATGCTGTAACAGCAATGATTTGCGAAAATCAAGATTCACTTAATTCAAAAATATCTTTAAATACAACTAACAAGATGTCCGTTTGTTTAAGAGATGGAGAAATAATCCTAAGGATTGTTGCTTATCTTTTAATTTCTAATGACGAATCAGTTTTAGAAAAAAGTTGTTTGAAAGATCTTAAAAATACTTATCTTGCTCTTGGGGTACCTTTAAGAAATGCAAGAAGGGTTTTTCAATTAATGCGAGATGCAACAATCTCTGATTTGAATTCAACAGTACATAATATGCCTGGAAATAAAGGCTTTCTTCCTAAATTAATATCTGAAACAGAGTTTCAATTTGAAAGGATAATTAATCTTTTAAACTAGCTAAATTCCTTATCTCTGAAGTATGAGAAGTCTGTATAACTGAGTTATTTTCCAGATTTCTTATAGTAGAAAATCTGGATCTTACATGAGTGGATAAAAAGGAAATTCTTTCTTCGGAAACTGTTGATTTATAAATAGTTTTAATGTGTAAATTATTTTGTT
This region of Prochlorococcus sp. MIT 0604 genomic DNA includes:
- a CDS encoding R-phycoerythrin subunit beta translates to MSVSKNNQLLSADKKLNDLSNIKEFINIANSRLDAITSITNNSHAIAADAVTAMICENQDSLNSKISLNTTNKMSVCLRDGEIILRIVAYLLISNDESVLEKSCLKDLKNTYLALGVPLRNARRVFQLMRDATISDLNSTVHNMPGNKGFLPKLISETEFQFERIINLLN